In one bacterium genomic region, the following are encoded:
- a CDS encoding DUF5916 domain-containing protein, protein MLFVPANVFAEEWVVRAARVETPPVVDGVWEDVWYQGTPAAGFRQFRPDFGEAADADAEVYILYDDYALYVGWICREPDVQHLVAAAGVHDMFLNYDDCVDLMIDTNNDCDTCYDFMVNYRGVKYEGTGFYDGTDWSSSWDGYWEARTSVGEDAWYAEMAIPWSSIRYDRNAPSFGVQFTRYRIHNYENTFWSGDDNHVSRVSAFGRVEGFEDLPRPRAFKFTPYATARAEERNDTPGLALEATDGWEFTPRAGFDFQYRAGSAASALVTVLPDYAYVEADPAQINLEPTEVWLTEKRPFFAENTELFATGFHMLYTRRLTEIAGGAKVVGRAGRFSYGALDAALKNDDPRYPRDNFYAVRARADVAGGSNVGVMGVGRRELGDVAGEGPYVGGDLARYNNVAAVDGRLALPAGFNVQADVAKSRTAGEGGDGYVYGAYVTHPGSTQYFYTWWREFDDEFRDDVGFVQPETLGTREAGVNGQKEFQINRGGLRAFVTAGRYEHDWNLAGETVRNLVVPEVRLVGTNKLSLSVSSYGGRDLRFVRLGYSAFRVRTAGVTLSHGATSWGSATVSYWQGDYYGEYYHDYSGEVTLIPTPPLVLRGDVEVAAPRGGDRSVAGNVNATYIFSENLYARLLVRADSAARAGLASALWGWTFRPGSTAYLAYEQRRDATGHFLLAEQVLFLKVSYMFDF, encoded by the coding sequence ATGTTATTCGTTCCGGCGAACGTTTTCGCGGAAGAGTGGGTGGTGCGGGCGGCCCGCGTCGAGACGCCCCCCGTCGTAGACGGCGTATGGGAAGACGTCTGGTACCAGGGCACGCCGGCCGCCGGCTTCCGCCAGTTCCGGCCCGACTTCGGCGAGGCCGCCGACGCCGACGCCGAGGTTTATATCCTCTACGACGATTATGCCCTCTACGTTGGTTGGATCTGCCGCGAGCCGGACGTACAGCACCTCGTCGCCGCCGCCGGCGTGCACGACATGTTCCTCAACTACGACGACTGCGTCGACCTCATGATCGATACCAACAACGACTGCGATACGTGTTACGACTTCATGGTCAACTACCGCGGCGTTAAATACGAGGGCACGGGTTTCTACGACGGCACGGATTGGAGCTCCAGTTGGGACGGTTATTGGGAAGCGCGGACGTCGGTGGGCGAGGACGCCTGGTACGCCGAGATGGCGATACCGTGGTCGTCCATCCGCTACGACCGCAACGCCCCGTCGTTCGGCGTTCAGTTCACGCGCTACCGCATCCACAACTACGAGAACACCTTCTGGTCGGGGGACGACAACCACGTAAGCCGGGTATCGGCTTTCGGCCGCGTGGAGGGTTTCGAGGACTTGCCGCGGCCGCGGGCCTTCAAGTTCACGCCCTACGCCACCGCCCGCGCCGAGGAACGTAACGACACGCCGGGCCTTGCCCTCGAGGCCACCGACGGCTGGGAGTTCACGCCGCGGGCGGGCTTCGACTTCCAGTACCGGGCCGGCTCCGCGGCCTCGGCCCTCGTTACCGTTTTACCCGACTACGCGTACGTCGAGGCCGACCCGGCGCAGATCAACCTCGAGCCTACCGAGGTTTGGCTTACGGAGAAGCGCCCCTTCTTCGCCGAGAATACGGAGCTCTTCGCCACCGGGTTCCATATGTTATATACGCGTCGTTTGACGGAGATCGCGGGCGGGGCCAAGGTGGTCGGCCGCGCGGGGCGTTTCAGCTACGGCGCGTTGGACGCGGCGCTCAAGAACGACGACCCCCGGTACCCGCGCGACAACTTCTACGCCGTCCGCGCCCGGGCCGACGTAGCGGGCGGTTCCAACGTCGGCGTGATGGGCGTAGGCCGGCGCGAGCTGGGCGACGTGGCGGGCGAGGGGCCGTACGTCGGCGGCGACCTCGCGCGCTACAACAACGTCGCCGCGGTGGACGGCCGCCTCGCGCTGCCGGCCGGCTTCAACGTCCAAGCCGACGTCGCCAAGTCGCGAACCGCGGGCGAAGGCGGCGACGGCTACGTATACGGCGCGTACGTGACACACCCGGGTTCCACGCAATATTTCTACACGTGGTGGCGCGAGTTCGACGACGAATTCCGCGACGACGTCGGGTTCGTGCAGCCGGAGACGCTGGGAACCAGGGAGGCCGGCGTCAACGGCCAGAAGGAATTCCAAATAAACCGCGGCGGCTTGAGGGCGTTCGTAACCGCGGGGCGCTACGAGCACGACTGGAACCTCGCGGGGGAGACGGTGCGGAATTTAGTCGTGCCGGAGGTTCGCCTGGTCGGCACCAATAAGTTATCGCTCAGCGTATCCTCGTACGGCGGCCGCGACCTCCGCTTCGTACGCCTGGGGTACTCGGCGTTCCGGGTACGGACGGCGGGCGTCACGCTGAGCCACGGGGCTACGTCGTGGGGGAGCGCCACCGTCAGTTATTGGCAGGGGGATTATTACGGCGAATACTACCACGACTACAGCGGTGAGGTGACGCTCATCCCGACGCCGCCGCTGGTCCTGCGGGGCGACGTCGAGGTGGCGGCGCCGCGCGGCGGCGACCGCTCCGTTGCCGGCAACGTCAACGCGACGTACATCTTCTCGGAAAACCTCTACGCCCGGCTGCTGGTCCGGGCCGACTCCGCGGCCCGCGCCGGCCTGGCGAGCGCGTTGTGGGGTTGGACCTTCCGACCCGGCAGCACGGCCTACCTCGCGTACGAGCAGCGCCGCGACGCCACGGGCCACTTCCTACTCGCCGAGCAAGTGCTCTTCCTTAAGGTCTCGTACATGTTCGACTTCTAG